The Candidatus Hydrogenedentota bacterium genome segment CGGTAGTACCCTTGTATACGTGGGTGACGCGGAAACCGGTCAGGTCCGGCCGGCCCATGAGTTCCGCGATGTCGCGCGACAACACTTGCGTTTCAACGGGAAGCCACGCTTTCTTGACTTCGAGACCGGGGTCCTCGAGTTCCTGTATGCCGACTTTCACCACCGTGACGATTTTTTCGGTCTTGCGCTCGACCTCCGTGAGCACCGGCACGGGCTCCGTAGCGTCCTTGGTCAGTTCCTGCGTGATTTGGACCAGTTCGGCCAGATTGTGCACCGGCTTGCCGCCGACGCCGACGATGACGTCCTTCTCGCTGATAGCGGGCTTGGCGTCGCCCGCGGGGCCGCCGGGCCGGACGGAAGTCACGAGCACGCCATCTCTCGAATCGCGCTTCAACTCTTGCGCCAGCATCAGCGAAAGGTCGCGGACGGTGAGACCCCATTGTTTCAGTTCGTGTTCCTGCGGTTCGCGCGGCTCGCGCTCCGTAGGGGTAATCATCAGCGCCAGCGCCTGCCCGTCCCGCTCGACGAGGATCGGCACGGGCTCGCCAATGGGCAACTCCGCGATGATCCGGTTGACATCCGGGAGTTGTTCGAGGAATCGCACGTCCATGGGCGCGCCGCCAAGCGACAAGAGGATGTCGCCCGCCTTGAGTCCCGCCGCCTCGGCAGGCGAGCCCTTGAGCGCCCCGCTGACGAGCACGCCGCGGCTATTTTCCCCATGCTTGAGCCGGGGCTGCAATTCAAGTCCGAGCCAGGCCCGTTTTACCTTGCCCGAGGCAATGATCTCTTCGGCCACGCTTTTCGCGAGATTGCCGGGAATGGCGCCGCCGAGTCCCATGCGGATTTCATTGATGCCGATGATCTCGCCCGTGATGTTCACGAGCGGGCCGCCCGAGTTGCCTCCGTAGATCTCGGCGTCATGACCCAGCCAGCGCACGAGCGCGCCGACGTCTTCGCCGTCCTGCTCGAGGCCGCCCCAGCGGTTCATCCATTCCGGCATGATCATTTCCGTGTTGCTCACGATGCCGAGCGTGACCGACTGAGACAGGGCGAGCGGACTGCCCATGGCCAGCACGTGATCCCCCG includes the following:
- a CDS encoding PDZ domain-containing protein gives rise to the protein MKHVRSLSFYLLAATAVCVLAPVAAEAQASASLRQAIEDAVGRIKPSLVRIHVVEAYYGEGREMKYELSGSGAVITPEGHVITNHHVAGHAKQIKCVFADKSEYPAELIGTDPLTDIAVIKLISEGDVSFPVAPFGNSDLVRAGDHVLAMGSPLALSQSVTLGIVSNTEMIMPEWMNRWGGLEQDGEDVGALVRWLGHDAEIYGGNSGGPLVNITGEIIGINEIRMGLGGAIPGNLAKSVAEEIIASGKVKRAWLGLELQPRLKHGENSRGVLVSGALKGSPAEAAGLKAGDILLSLGGAPMDVRFLEQLPDVNRIIAELPIGEPVPILVERDGQALALMITPTEREPREPQEHELKQWGLTVRDLSLMLAQELKRDSRDGVLVTSVRPGGPAGDAKPAISEKDVIVGVGGKPVHNLAELVQITQELTKDATEPVPVLTEVERKTEKIVTVVKVGIQELEDPGLEVKKAWLPVETQVLSRDIAELMGRPDLTGFRVTHVYKGTTAEAAGLQVGDVITAIDEERMTASAPEHYEELGAWIRQYKVGTVAQVHVLRGAEEATIPVELIRSPKLAREMKKFRDENFEFTVRDVTFFDKAKERWEEEQKGVLVEEVKSGGWAALGLLGVSDLVLGVDGVPVADVAAFEETMKQIAEKRPAVVVFQVMRGIHTFYIEMEPKWDGAHAKG